TGAACGCACTGTTATTCGGAGGGTAAGCACAACTATTGATCGCGCAAAGGCAAATCGATTAATTGCAGGACGCCCTAGTAAGAAATCGATTCCACCCCTGTTTTTTTTTTGGCTCATCATTCATGCGAAAACAGCCTGCAAAGATCCAGTGCACATCTGAAACTGCCTACACCAACCAAACCCCAAAACCGGCAAGGGATTACTGTATATACCACGGGACATAATTACCAGAGAATTAAAGGTCCACGCGCGAGCACTGTGACCAGCACAGCAGGTGCACCAACCGCACGCCGTACGGGCCACGCGGAGTAAAttccggcgacgacgacgacatgatcCAAGCGGGAGGTCAGTCGACGGATGCGCTATAAATGGCGACTGCACGCAACGTTTCAGTGCATCCACCAAGTGTACAAGCATACCACACTGCTAGTACATCTCTTTCAGTGGCAAACGGCAAGTGAGTGAGCGACTGGAGGGGAGTGTGGAGCGATGGCAGCAATGGCGGCCTCCTCGTGGCGAGTGGCTCTTGTCGCCGTCGCGCTCTGCGTGCTCCCGGCCCTGCCGGCGGCGAGCGCGGCCCGGGCCTTCTTCATTTTCGGCGACTCGCTGGtggacaatggcaacaacaactacCTCATGACGACGGCGCGCGCCGACTCGTGGCCCTACGGCATCGACACCCCGGACCACCGCGCCACGGGGAGGTTCTCCAACGGCAAGAACGTCGTCGACCTCATCAGTTGAGTGGCGAGCTATATATAACGGCCATGGCCAGATTATTTTAGCTAGCTCATGCATACACGCATGGTTGATTGATTGACAATGTTGTACGCAGGCGAGCAGATAGGATCTGTGCCGGTGCTGCCGTACCTGAGCCCTGAGCTGGACGGCGAGAACCTGCTCGTCGGCGCCAACTTCGCCTCTGCCGGCATCGGGATCCTCAACGACACCGGCATCCAGTTCGTACGTGCTTCCTTTAACCGATCGACgatcgtttagtgcacactttcaTTCGATAATTAACTGTATAATGCATCATCGGACGTGCAGGCCAACATCATCCGGATCTCGAAGCAGCTGACCTACTTCGAGCAGTACAAGCACCGTCTGGCCAAGCTCTACGGCCCGGAGCGGGCGGCGCGGGTGGTCGGCGGCGCGCTGACGCTCATCACCCTGGGCGGCAACGACTTCGTCAACAACTACTACCTGGTGCCCTACTCGGCCCGCTCCCGGGAGTTCTCCCTCCCCGACTACATCAAGTACATCTTGTCCGAGTACAAGCAGGTGCTCCGCCGCATCCACGGCCTGGGCGCGCGCCGCATCCTGGTGACCGGCGTCGGGCCCATCGGGTGCGTGCCCGCCGAGCTCGCCATGCACAGCCTCGACGGCAGCTGCGACCCGGAGCTGCAGCGCGCGTCCGAGGCCTACAACCCGCAGATGGAGGCCATGCTCAACGAGCTCAACGCCGAGGTCGGCCCCAGCAACGGCAACGGCGCCGTGTTCGTGGCCGTGAACACGCGCCGCATGCACGCCGACTTCATCGACGACCCCAGGGCCTACGGCTTCGTGACGGCCAAGGAGGCCTGCTGCGGCCAGGGGAGGTTCAACGGCATCGGCATCTGCACCATGGTGTCCAGCCTCTGCGCCAACCGCGACCAGTACGTGTTCTGGGACGCCTTCCACCCCACGGAGCGCGCCAACCGCCTCATCGCCCAGAACTACCTCTCCGGATCCACCGACTACATCTCCCCCATGAACCTGTCCACCATCCTACACCTCGACCGCCACCTCCACGACTAGAAAGAAGGCTGGGCGATCGATCGATGCATGGTTCAGCCTCGCTCCACCATTTGCTTTGCGGTTTCATCACTTGCTTGGTGCATTTTCATAAATAGCAGCGCGCGGCCTTCTTGATTTTGTCCAAGGAATTAAACGTTTAGTTTACGTGTATTCATTCAAAGTACGTATGTATGATCCATGTATTTCAGCTGGTATAGCGTGTCGGGTTGAGGTCGTTCTAGCTAGTTTGTGTAATaatcagctagctagctagctagcagatAAATATATCCATAAAATGCATGCATGGTTGCTTGTGAGATACTCCCTCCTACTACGGTCGATGTTCATATACTGAACCATGGATGTCGATTTTGATTCTCAATTGTCCTTTTCCCTTGAGAGGATACAATTTATAGCTAGCTTCATGACGCAGTAATTAATCTGACGCAGAAATTGCTAAAACCGGAACAAACTCATCATCTGGAGATCGACGATCAGGCTGGCATGGGTACTAGCTACTAGTCGCGAGCAGTAGGCAGCATGTCGGCAATGCTACACATACATAAGTTCACATATGTTTTATAAAAAGGTAAATTTTAATTAAAGATTAAGGAAAATGACGGCCTCATTCTTTTAAAAATCAGGAGGGAAGTGGTTAGTTAGAAAGAAAGAATCCTAGTTAGCGTGTAACCTTATGTAACTCTTTGTATGTCTAGTATTTTTCGTCGTCAGGTCTCCCTCTCCTCAGTCCTGATTCGTAAACAGTGGCACCTccagctgccatgctatttaagcGCCCGGATGGGCCCATGTTTTATTTAGAGAACTTTGCGTATTCAGAACATCTACAAGCGG
This genomic stretch from Hordeum vulgare subsp. vulgare chromosome 6H, MorexV3_pseudomolecules_assembly, whole genome shotgun sequence harbors:
- the LOC123402060 gene encoding GDSL esterase/lipase At5g33370-like, which gives rise to MAAMAASSWRVALVAVALCVLPALPAASAARAFFIFGDSLVDNGNNNYLMTTARADSWPYGIDTPDHRATGRFSNGKNVVDLISEQIGSVPVLPYLSPELDGENLLVGANFASAGIGILNDTGIQFANIIRISKQLTYFEQYKHRLAKLYGPERAARVVGGALTLITLGGNDFVNNYYLVPYSARSREFSLPDYIKYILSEYKQVLRRIHGLGARRILVTGVGPIGCVPAELAMHSLDGSCDPELQRASEAYNPQMEAMLNELNAEVGPSNGNGAVFVAVNTRRMHADFIDDPRAYGFVTAKEACCGQGRFNGIGICTMVSSLCANRDQYVFWDAFHPTERANRLIAQNYLSGSTDYISPMNLSTILHLDRHLHD